Proteins encoded together in one Deltaproteobacteria bacterium window:
- a CDS encoding ABC transporter substrate-binding protein — translation MRTKKRVFVCLALAALLSWPILGPVNATAGGKILIYSPWKDKVMKKFTALFEEKTGIKAESINISTGEIAARLRVEKARPQADVWHSVRAAYLVKAREQGLIAPYNPPNAKYVLKRYTYPNDDYIMGTTMYPLVFCYNSKLLKEMNVPPPKNYEDLLDPKWKGKIVMPHPAASGTAYAFVTTILQMYRKPGETGIESKGGWSYLKKLMANVAQYTRSGSAPSKMVARGEYPVGITFYDRVYMLQEEGYPIVPVFPSPIYAEPSCTALVANSPNPEGAKAFLNFMLSKEAQELAKETGNYSVRPDVDRPKGAVPLSELNIFNDDYLWGAKYKKEIIGQFNIYEWKARKK, via the coding sequence ATGAGGACAAAAAAAAGGGTTTTTGTGTGTCTGGCCCTGGCAGCATTGCTCTCGTGGCCGATCCTGGGCCCGGTGAATGCCACCGCCGGGGGGAAAATCCTCATTTACTCTCCCTGGAAAGACAAGGTCATGAAGAAATTTACCGCACTCTTTGAAGAGAAAACCGGCATCAAAGCGGAGAGCATCAATATTTCCACAGGAGAGATCGCCGCGCGGCTGCGGGTGGAAAAAGCCCGTCCCCAGGCTGACGTCTGGCATTCTGTCAGAGCGGCCTATCTAGTCAAGGCGAGGGAGCAGGGCTTGATTGCTCCCTACAATCCCCCCAATGCCAAATATGTGCTCAAACGCTATACCTATCCGAATGATGACTACATCATGGGAACCACCATGTATCCTCTGGTATTTTGCTACAACAGCAAACTGCTCAAGGAAATGAATGTGCCGCCTCCGAAAAACTATGAGGATCTTCTGGATCCAAAGTGGAAGGGGAAGATCGTCATGCCCCATCCCGCAGCCTCGGGCACAGCCTATGCCTTTGTCACCACCATCTTGCAAATGTACCGGAAACCCGGTGAGACAGGCATTGAATCAAAAGGCGGCTGGAGTTATTTGAAAAAGCTCATGGCCAATGTGGCCCAGTATACCAGGAGCGGCAGCGCTCCCAGCAAGATGGTAGCCAGGGGTGAGTATCCTGTGGGCATTACCTTCTACGATAGAGTCTACATGCTGCAGGAGGAGGGCTATCCAATTGTTCCTGTGTTCCCGAGTCCCATCTATGCCGAGCCTTCGTGCACAGCTCTGGTGGCGAACTCTCCCAATCCGGAGGGGGCCAAGGCTTTTCTCAACTTTATGCTCTCAAAAGAAGCACAGGAACTGGCGAAGGAGACGGGAAACTATTCGGTTCGACCTGATGTAGACAGGCCAAAAGGGGCCGTGCCCCTCAGTGAACTGAACATTTTCAACGACGACTACCTGTGGGGAGCCAAGTATAAAAAGGAGATAATCGGGCAGTTCAATATCTACGAGTGGAAGGCGAGGAAGAAGTAG
- the deoC gene encoding deoxyribose-phosphate aldolase, translating into MNITPQQLAAMIDHSLLKPFAGRQDIQRLCSEAVGYGFKAVCVNPVHVEEAVRCLRAADVLVCSVVGFPLGTHSPATKARETREAVRSGAREIDMVMRLDALKEGDDETVLTDIRAVVDAATGNPVKVILEICYLTDEEKRRGCLLAKEAGAAFVKTSTGFAVGGATVEDVKLLRQTVGSDFGVKAAGGIKTLEDALHMIAAGANRLGTSASVGIINQIR; encoded by the coding sequence ATGAACATTACTCCACAGCAACTGGCAGCAATGATAGACCATTCTTTGCTCAAACCCTTTGCCGGTCGACAAGACATACAGCGGCTCTGCTCCGAAGCCGTGGGCTACGGCTTCAAGGCGGTGTGTGTCAATCCTGTCCACGTGGAGGAGGCGGTGCGCTGCCTGCGCGCTGCGGACGTGCTGGTATGCTCGGTAGTGGGCTTCCCGCTGGGAACTCATTCTCCAGCGACAAAGGCCAGGGAAACCCGGGAGGCGGTGAGGTCGGGCGCCAGGGAAATCGATATGGTCATGCGGCTTGACGCCTTGAAAGAAGGGGACGATGAGACGGTGCTCACCGATATCCGCGCCGTGGTCGATGCTGCCACCGGCAATCCGGTGAAGGTGATCCTCGAGATCTGCTATCTGACGGACGAAGAAAAAAGAAGAGGTTGTCTGCTTGCAAAGGAGGCAGGAGCAGCCTTTGTCAAGACCTCTACAGGCTTTGCGGTGGGCGGGGCCACGGTGGAGGATGTGAAACTGCTGCGCCAGACAGTTGGCAGCGACTTTGGCGTCAAGGCTGCCGGCGGCATCAAAACCCTGGAGGATGCTCTGCACATGATTGCGGCCGGGGCCAACAGGTTGGGAACTAGTGCCAGCGTGGGAATTATTAACCAAATAAGATAG
- the cobS gene encoding adenosylcobinamide-GDP ribazoletransferase — protein sequence MLPELTTAIRTLTILPIPGREAENPAASLPYFPLVGCLLGLCLWAAGLLGNLIPGNGWPAGVAGLMVAAHIVLTRALHLDGLADLVDAIGGSWDKHERLAIMKDSHLGVFGAIAVALVLLLKWLAFARMVAGGTTLWLVLIFAIARAIQVDLAVQLPYARAEGGTASSFVEAATSRHRYSALGFTLVLAVVFGPPGVVLFTVAVTVSRLYGRWCGKRLGGISGDMLGAANELVETALFMLLAALGPTVTTYSSWEIFAN from the coding sequence ATGCTACCAGAGCTCACCACCGCCATCCGCACTCTGACCATTTTGCCGATCCCAGGCCGGGAGGCAGAGAACCCGGCTGCTTCCCTGCCGTACTTTCCTCTGGTAGGCTGCCTGCTCGGCCTCTGTCTCTGGGCAGCTGGGCTGCTCGGTAATCTTATTCCGGGCAACGGCTGGCCTGCCGGAGTTGCCGGCCTCATGGTCGCAGCCCATATTGTCCTTACCCGCGCTCTTCACCTAGACGGCCTTGCTGATCTTGTGGACGCCATCGGCGGCAGCTGGGACAAACATGAAAGACTCGCCATCATGAAGGATTCTCATCTGGGGGTATTCGGAGCCATCGCGGTGGCCCTGGTACTCCTTCTCAAATGGCTTGCTTTTGCAAGAATGGTCGCCGGCGGGACCACCCTGTGGCTCGTGCTCATTTTTGCCATAGCGCGTGCCATCCAGGTGGACCTGGCCGTGCAGCTGCCCTATGCCCGGGCTGAAGGCGGCACCGCCAGCAGTTTTGTGGAAGCTGCTACCAGCCGACACCGCTATAGTGCTCTCGGGTTTACTCTAGTCCTCGCCGTGGTCTTTGGTCCTCCTGGAGTCGTCTTGTTCACGGTGGCAGTCACAGTTTCCCGGCTATATGGCCGCTGGTGCGGCAAGCGACTCGGAGGCATCAGCGGTGATATGCTTGGCGCTGCCAATGAGCTGGTGGAAACAGCTCTCTTCATGCTGCTGGCAGCGCTTGGCCCCACAGTCACCACCTACAGCAGCTGGGAGATATTTGCCAATTGA
- the cobU gene encoding bifunctional adenosylcobinamide kinase/adenosylcobinamide-phosphate guanylyltransferase translates to MSRLVLVTGGSRSGKSSYALHLAAPYAHKVFIATAEPTDPEMASRIARHQLERDPSFTLIEEPLDPAAALRAMPANTSVALIDCITVWLGNLFYRKRISNESSGEIDDFLEQLQAPPCHLIVVTNEVGMGIVPADRKTREFRDLAGKINQHLARCAQEVFFLVSGIPVRLKW, encoded by the coding sequence ATGAGTCGTCTTGTTCTTGTTACCGGTGGCAGCAGAAGCGGCAAGAGCAGCTATGCCCTGCACCTGGCAGCACCCTACGCCCACAAAGTCTTCATTGCCACCGCGGAACCAACAGATCCCGAAATGGCCAGCCGTATTGCCAGGCATCAGCTGGAGCGCGACCCTTCCTTCACTCTCATTGAAGAGCCGCTCGACCCAGCTGCAGCACTCAGGGCTATGCCTGCCAACACCTCGGTGGCCCTTATAGATTGCATCACTGTCTGGCTCGGCAATCTGTTCTACAGAAAGCGCATCAGCAATGAGAGCTCAGGGGAAATTGACGACTTTTTGGAACAGTTACAGGCGCCTCCCTGCCACCTCATTGTGGTGACCAATGAAGTTGGCATGGGAATCGTTCCTGCTGACAGGAAAACTAGAGAATTTCGCGATCTTGCCGGAAAAATAAATCAGCACCTTGCCCGGTGCGCCCAGGAGGTCTTTTTCCTGGTTAGCGGCATTCCTGTGCGGCTCAAATGGTGA
- a CDS encoding sugar phosphate isomerase/epimerase has product MTLTVSSSFPATRRFPFRLGTTSYIYPTDILTNVCKLASEVDDIEIVLFESDELANYPSQEEIRQLKTIANQCDLSYTIHLPLDIQLGDLDTDIRSKSVGKCLRAITATAPLKPHGYIVHFQGLPEHNISQWLHNLSLSIGTIVDHGVSAELICVETLDYPFHLVEDLIHGLHLSVCLDVGHVILYKQPLQRYLERYRKSIRVVHLHGIRSGRDHRDLGEAPDDIMSTLFSSLLSLAQARDIVVTLEVFSKQDLQVSRAVVEKFCP; this is encoded by the coding sequence ATGACCTTGACTGTAAGCAGCAGTTTCCCAGCAACGCGACGTTTTCCCTTTCGACTCGGCACCACATCATATATTTATCCAACAGATATCCTCACCAATGTCTGCAAACTCGCCTCTGAAGTGGACGACATTGAAATTGTTCTTTTTGAATCGGATGAGTTGGCCAACTACCCCAGCCAGGAAGAAATTCGCCAACTCAAAACAATTGCCAACCAGTGTGACCTGAGCTACACGATTCACCTTCCTCTGGATATCCAGCTCGGAGACCTGGACACCGACATCCGCAGCAAGTCCGTGGGCAAATGTCTGCGGGCCATCACTGCCACTGCACCACTGAAGCCTCATGGCTACATCGTCCATTTCCAGGGCCTGCCTGAGCACAATATTTCTCAATGGCTTCATAATCTGAGCCTCTCGATCGGCACCATTGTCGACCATGGAGTTTCTGCAGAACTTATCTGTGTGGAAACACTCGATTATCCCTTTCATCTGGTGGAAGACCTTATCCATGGTCTGCACCTCAGTGTGTGCCTCGATGTGGGCCATGTCATCCTCTACAAGCAGCCTCTGCAGCGCTATCTCGAGCGTTACAGAAAATCCATCCGGGTGGTGCATCTGCATGGCATCCGCTCAGGTCGTGATCACCGCGATCTTGGAGAAGCGCCGGATGACATCATGAGCACCCTCTTTTCCAGCCTGCTCTCCCTGGCCCAGGCCAGGGACATAGTGGTCACCCTGGAAGTGTTCAGCAAACAAGATTTACAGGTATCTCGTGCTGTAGTGGAGAAGTTCTGCCCATGA
- a CDS encoding cob(I)yrinic acid a,c-diamide adenosyltransferase, which translates to MIGYVHIYTGNGKGKTCAAIGLAIRALGAGWKVYLGQFLKSGQYSEHLALARFSDLLTIETFGKPGFIQGEPSDRDRHQAQAALGQVTKALTSGTYRLVILDEANVAAHLGLVRVEQLIELVDLRPQQVELVFTGRHAHPALIARADLVTEMQEVKHYFQQGVAARTGVEK; encoded by the coding sequence ATGATAGGCTATGTCCATATCTATACCGGCAATGGCAAGGGAAAGACTTGCGCTGCCATAGGCCTGGCCATTCGCGCTCTCGGCGCTGGCTGGAAGGTGTATCTGGGGCAGTTTCTCAAGAGTGGTCAGTACAGTGAGCACCTTGCCCTGGCCAGGTTCTCAGATCTCCTCACCATAGAGACCTTCGGCAAACCCGGCTTCATCCAGGGGGAACCTTCTGACAGGGATCGTCACCAGGCCCAAGCGGCCCTCGGGCAGGTCACCAAAGCCCTCACTTCCGGCACCTATCGGCTGGTAATTCTCGACGAAGCAAATGTGGCTGCACATCTTGGCCTTGTGCGTGTGGAGCAACTCATCGAACTCGTAGACCTCCGGCCGCAGCAGGTGGAACTGGTCTTTACCGGCCGCCACGCACATCCTGCCCTGATAGCCAGAGCTGATCTCGTTACAGAAATGCAGGAAGTCAAACATTACTTCCAACAGGGAGTAGCTGCCAGGACCGGCGTGGAAAAATGA
- a CDS encoding DUF1566 domain-containing protein: MSERFVDNGNGTVTDTQTGLMWQKDPAPERVTWPEAQRFISYLNKIKFAGYEDWRLPNNEELSSLLLPEENKHRLYLDPIFGNQRCFWSATTRGHHTACYVDYFYGGIYRFPESYVNHSVRAVRGEMKKESQRLSQAA; encoded by the coding sequence AATGGCACAGTCACTGACACCCAGACGGGTCTCATGTGGCAGAAAGATCCGGCACCCGAACGGGTTACCTGGCCCGAAGCGCAGCGCTTTATCAGCTATCTCAACAAGATCAAATTCGCTGGCTATGAAGACTGGCGATTGCCGAACAATGAAGAACTGTCCTCTCTTCTTCTTCCAGAAGAAAACAAACATCGTCTCTACCTCGACCCCATTTTCGGCAACCAGCGCTGTTTCTGGAGTGCCACTACCAGGGGGCACCATACTGCCTGCTACGTGGACTATTTCTACGGCGGCATCTACCGCTTTCCAGAAAGTTACGTCAATCACTCGGTGCGAGCTGTTCGGGGAGAGATGAAGAAAGAGAGCCAGCGCTTGTCCCAGGCAGCCTGA